A single region of the Pseudomonas sp. VD-NE ins genome encodes:
- the dsbC gene encoding bifunctional protein-disulfide isomerase/oxidoreductase DsbC — protein sequence MRLTQIFAAAAIALVSTFAVADDAADKAIRQSLEKLELEVPVESISASPLPGMYEVKLKGSRVLYASADGQYIVQGYLFQLKDGKPVNLTEKTERLGISKLINAIPVAETVVYPAVGETKSHITVFTDTTCPYCHKLHAEVPELNKRGIEVRYVAFPRQGLNSPGDEQLQAVWCSKDKKAAMDKMVDGKEIKAAKCDNPVSKQFALGQSIGVNGTPAIVLADGQVIPGYQPAPQVAKLALGAK from the coding sequence ATGCGTCTGACCCAGATTTTCGCCGCCGCAGCCATTGCGTTGGTCAGCACCTTTGCCGTCGCCGATGACGCGGCCGACAAAGCCATTCGTCAAAGCCTGGAAAAACTCGAACTCGAGGTTCCGGTCGAAAGCATCAGCGCCAGCCCGTTGCCGGGCATGTACGAAGTCAAACTCAAAGGCAGCCGCGTGCTCTACGCCAGCGCCGATGGCCAGTACATCGTTCAGGGTTACCTGTTCCAGCTCAAGGACGGCAAACCGGTCAACCTGACCGAGAAGACCGAACGCCTGGGCATCTCCAAACTGATCAATGCCATTCCGGTGGCCGAAACCGTTGTCTACCCGGCCGTGGGCGAAACCAAATCGCACATCACCGTGTTCACCGACACCACCTGCCCTTACTGCCACAAGCTGCATGCCGAAGTGCCTGAGCTGAACAAGCGCGGCATCGAAGTGCGCTACGTCGCGTTCCCGCGCCAGGGTCTGAACTCGCCGGGTGACGAGCAGTTGCAAGCCGTGTGGTGCTCGAAAGACAAGAAAGCCGCCATGGACAAAATGGTCGATGGCAAGGAAATCAAGGCCGCCAAGTGCGATAACCCGGTTTCCAAGCAGTTCGCCCTAGGTCAGTCGATCGGCGTGAACGGTACACCGGCCATCGTTTTGGCTGACGGACAAGTGATTCCGGGCTACCAGCCTGCGCCACAAGTCGCCAAACTGGCACTGGGCGCGAAGTAA
- a CDS encoding homoserine dehydrogenase, translating into MNPVKVGICGLGTVGGGTFNVLQRNAEEIARRAGRGIEVAQIAMRTPKPQFQTTGIAITSDVFEVATNPEIDIVIELMGGYTVARELVLKAIENGKHVVTANKALIAVHGNEIFAKAREKGVIVAFEAAVAGGIPVIKAIREGLSANRINWVAGIINGTGNFILTEMREKGRTFEDVLAEAQALGYAETDPTFDVEGIDAAHKLTILASIAFGIPLQFDKAYTEGITKLTTADVNYAEALGYRIKHLGVARSTAAGIELRVHPTLIPADRLIANVNGVMNAVMVNGDAAGSTLFYGAGAGMEPTASSVIADLVDVVRAMTSDPENRVPHLAFQPDSLSAHPILPIEACESAYYLRIQAKDHPGVLAQVASILSERGINIESIMQKEVEEHDGLVPMILLTHRVVEQRINDAIAALEALAGVNGPVVRIRVEHLN; encoded by the coding sequence GTGAATCCGGTCAAAGTAGGCATCTGTGGGTTAGGGACCGTCGGTGGCGGTACCTTCAACGTACTTCAGCGCAACGCCGAGGAAATTGCTCGTCGTGCCGGGCGTGGAATCGAAGTGGCACAAATTGCCATGCGCACGCCAAAGCCTCAGTTCCAGACGACCGGTATTGCGATTACCAGCGATGTCTTCGAAGTGGCCACGAACCCTGAGATCGACATCGTCATAGAGCTGATGGGCGGCTACACCGTTGCCCGCGAGCTGGTACTCAAGGCCATCGAGAATGGCAAGCATGTGGTCACCGCGAACAAGGCACTGATTGCCGTTCACGGTAATGAAATTTTCGCCAAGGCTCGCGAGAAGGGCGTGATCGTGGCGTTCGAAGCGGCCGTGGCCGGTGGCATTCCGGTGATCAAGGCGATCCGTGAAGGCCTGTCCGCCAACCGCATCAACTGGGTCGCCGGCATCATCAACGGCACCGGCAACTTCATCCTCACCGAAATGCGCGAGAAGGGCCGTACCTTCGAAGACGTGCTGGCCGAAGCCCAGGCTCTGGGCTACGCCGAAACCGATCCGACCTTCGACGTCGAAGGCATCGACGCCGCGCACAAGCTGACGATTCTGGCCTCCATCGCGTTCGGCATTCCGCTGCAATTCGACAAGGCTTACACCGAAGGCATCACCAAGCTGACCACCGCTGACGTCAACTACGCCGAAGCGCTGGGCTACCGCATCAAGCACCTCGGTGTGGCGCGCAGCACCGCCGCCGGTATCGAGTTGCGCGTGCACCCGACGCTGATCCCGGCCGATCGCCTGATCGCCAACGTCAACGGCGTGATGAACGCGGTGATGGTCAACGGTGACGCCGCTGGTTCGACGCTGTTCTACGGCGCCGGCGCCGGCATGGAGCCAACCGCTTCGTCGGTGATCGCCGACCTGGTCGACGTGGTTCGCGCCATGACTTCCGATCCGGAAAACCGCGTACCGCACCTGGCTTTCCAGCCGGACTCGCTGTCGGCCCATCCGATCCTGCCGATCGAAGCCTGCGAAAGCGCTTACTACCTGCGCATTCAGGCCAAGGACCATCCGGGCGTTCTCGCTCAGGTGGCGAGCATCCTCTCGGAGCGCGGCATCAACATCGAGTCGATCATGCAGAAGGAAGTCGAGGAACACGACGGTCTGGTGCCGATGATCCTGCTGACCCACCGCGTGGTCGAGCAGCGCATCAACGATGCCATCGCCGCCCTCGAAGCGCTGGCCGGCGTCAACGGTCCGGTTGTACGGATCCGCGTCGAGCACCTGAACTAA
- the xerD gene encoding site-specific tyrosine recombinase XerD yields MPAIDHPLIDQFLDALWLEKGLSDNTRGAYRSDLALFNGWLQEKNLELINAGRELILDHLAWRLEQNYKPRSTARFLSGVRGFYRYLLREKMISVDPTLRVDMPQLGRPLPKSLSEADVEALLKAPDLSEAIGQRDRAMLEVLYACGLRVTELVSLTLEQVNLRQGVLRVMGKGSKERLVPMGEEAIVWIERYMRDGRGELLGGRPSDVLFPSQRGEQMTRQTFWHRIKHQAKVAGIGKSLSPHTLRHAFATHLLNHGADLRVVQMLLGHSDLSTTQIYTHVARARLQDLHAKHHPRG; encoded by the coding sequence ATGCCTGCCATCGACCATCCATTGATTGACCAATTCCTCGACGCTTTATGGTTGGAGAAAGGCCTGTCCGACAACACGCGCGGCGCCTATCGCAGCGATCTGGCGCTGTTCAACGGCTGGCTGCAGGAAAAAAACCTGGAGCTGATCAACGCCGGTCGCGAGCTGATCCTTGATCATCTGGCCTGGCGTCTGGAGCAGAACTACAAACCGCGTTCCACAGCGAGATTTCTCTCCGGTGTGCGTGGGTTTTATCGCTATTTGCTGCGGGAAAAGATGATCAGCGTCGACCCGACATTGCGCGTCGACATGCCGCAACTCGGTAGGCCACTGCCCAAATCGCTCTCAGAAGCCGATGTGGAAGCATTGTTGAAGGCCCCGGATTTGAGTGAAGCGATCGGCCAGCGTGACCGCGCCATGCTGGAAGTGTTGTACGCCTGTGGGCTGCGTGTGACCGAACTGGTCAGTCTGACGCTGGAGCAAGTCAATTTGCGTCAGGGCGTGCTGCGGGTGATGGGCAAGGGCAGCAAGGAACGGCTGGTGCCGATGGGCGAGGAGGCGATTGTCTGGATCGAGCGCTACATGCGCGATGGCCGTGGCGAACTGCTCGGCGGTCGGCCCAGCGATGTGCTCTTCCCCAGTCAGCGCGGCGAGCAGATGACCCGCCAGACGTTCTGGCACCGGATCAAGCATCAGGCCAAGGTCGCGGGGATCGGCAAGTCGCTGTCACCGCACACCTTGCGTCATGCGTTTGCCACACACTTGCTCAACCACGGCGCGGACTTGCGCGTGGTGCAGATGTTGCTCGGCCACAGCGACCTCTCCACCACGCAAATCTACACCCACGTCGCCCGCGCCCGATTGCAGGATCTGCACGCCAAACACCACCCGCGCGGCTGA
- a CDS encoding acyl-CoA thioesterase, which translates to MTTRDQEIERRTELSVTRVTKAVFPPTTNHHNTLFGGTALAWMDEVSFITATRFCRLPLVTVSTDRIDFNHAIPAGSIVELVGKVIKVGNTSLKVEVEVFVESMSCDNREKAIHGQFSFVAIDDDKRPVPVLPGFAA; encoded by the coding sequence ATGACCACCCGCGACCAGGAAATCGAACGCCGCACCGAACTCTCGGTGACCCGCGTAACCAAAGCCGTCTTTCCGCCGACCACCAACCACCACAACACCCTGTTCGGCGGCACCGCGCTGGCGTGGATGGACGAAGTGTCCTTCATCACCGCCACGCGTTTCTGCCGCCTGCCGCTGGTAACCGTGTCCACCGACCGCATCGACTTCAATCATGCGATCCCGGCCGGTTCCATCGTCGAGTTGGTCGGGAAGGTGATCAAGGTCGGCAACACCAGCCTCAAGGTCGAGGTGGAAGTGTTTGTTGAAAGCATGAGCTGTGATAACCGCGAGAAGGCGATTCACGGGCAGTTCAGCTTTGTCGCCATTGATGATGACAAGCGACCGGTGCCGGTGCTGCCAGGGTTTGCGGCCTGA
- the rimM gene encoding ribosome maturation factor RimM (Essential for efficient processing of 16S rRNA), with protein sequence MNATPAVADDLIVIGKIYSVHGVRGEVKVYSFTDPTENLLQYKTWTLKREGNVKQVELVSGRGSDKFLVAKLKGLDDREEARLLAGYEICVPRNLFAELTDGEYYWYQLEGLKVIDTLGQLLGKIDHLLETGANDVMVVKPCAGSLDDRERLLPYTEQCVLAVDLAAGEMKVDWDADF encoded by the coding sequence ATGAACGCGACGCCTGCTGTTGCCGATGATTTGATCGTTATTGGCAAAATTTATTCTGTTCATGGCGTTCGCGGCGAAGTGAAGGTTTATTCCTTTACGGATCCGACTGAAAACCTGTTGCAGTACAAAACCTGGACGCTCAAGCGCGAAGGCAATGTGAAACAGGTCGAGCTGGTCAGTGGACGCGGGAGCGACAAGTTCCTGGTCGCGAAGCTCAAGGGTCTTGATGATCGTGAAGAAGCTCGTCTTCTGGCCGGTTATGAGATCTGCGTGCCGCGCAATCTGTTCGCTGAATTGACCGACGGTGAGTACTACTGGTACCAGCTGGAAGGTCTGAAGGTCATCGACACACTCGGGCAACTGCTCGGGAAAATCGATCATCTTCTGGAAACCGGCGCGAATGATGTAATGGTCGTCAAGCCTTGCGCTGGCAGCCTGGATGATCGCGAACGCCTGTTGCCCTATACGGAGCAATGCGTGTTGGCCGTCGACCTGGCCGCGGGCGAGATGAAGGTGGATTGGGACGCGGACTTCTAA
- the rpsP gene encoding 30S ribosomal protein S16, translated as MLTIRLALGGSKKRPFYHLTVTDSRNPRDGSHKEQVGFFNPVARGQETRLSVNQERVAYWLSVGAQPSERVAQLLKESAKAAA; from the coding sequence ATGCTAACAATCCGTCTTGCCCTTGGCGGCTCCAAAAAGCGCCCGTTTTACCACCTGACCGTAACCGACTCGCGTAACCCGCGTGACGGCTCCCACAAAGAACAGGTTGGTTTCTTCAACCCTGTTGCCCGTGGTCAGGAAACCCGTCTGTCCGTGAACCAAGAGCGCGTAGCCTACTGGCTGAGCGTTGGTGCACAACCTTCTGAGCGCGTTGCTCAGTTGTTGAAGGAATCTGCCAAGGCTGCGGCCTGA
- a CDS encoding transporter associated domain-containing protein, with translation MDGLPLGPMLAVFVLLILWSGLFTAVEIAQQHLLAQRTASRASDKPLAKLSFPLDSLILCNTLCRALAVVIATLLAIFLCEENGPWAACLGAGAILLVFADYFPRTVAQRYPDAVLAFGNTLLAAPLKIVYPFAWLFSRISGLLMSPFARKVQVVQQSEDDSPADRYDDPEHPVRAHPVSGIHALDNITVNDILVPRSDVDGINLDDSIEEIIEQLRHNKRTRLPVFHSDINQVEAVLNTRQIRHLLNNGDLTREALLAASYEPYFVPESTPLQLQLLNFHKQQRRLGMVVDEYGEVLGIVTLEDILEEIVGEFESEHSLDNPHIHPQADGRMVIDGAASIRELNKCLGWHLPSDGPKTLNGLVTEALETIPESAVCLKIGRYRLEILETEENRVSKVLIWHTSSVPALVPAR, from the coding sequence ATGGACGGTTTGCCCTTAGGGCCGATGCTCGCGGTATTTGTCCTGCTGATTTTATGGTCAGGGCTGTTTACCGCCGTCGAAATCGCGCAACAGCACCTGCTCGCGCAACGCACCGCCTCGCGCGCCAGCGATAAGCCGCTGGCGAAGCTGAGCTTCCCGCTCGACAGTCTGATCCTCTGCAACACCTTGTGCCGTGCGCTCGCCGTGGTGATTGCGACGCTGCTGGCGATTTTTCTCTGCGAAGAAAACGGCCCGTGGGCGGCATGCCTCGGTGCGGGTGCGATCCTGCTGGTGTTTGCCGATTACTTCCCGCGTACCGTCGCCCAGCGTTACCCCGATGCGGTGCTGGCGTTCGGCAATACCTTGCTGGCCGCGCCGCTGAAGATTGTTTATCCGTTTGCCTGGCTGTTCAGCCGTATCAGCGGTTTGCTGATGAGCCCGTTTGCTCGCAAAGTTCAGGTCGTGCAGCAAAGCGAAGATGACTCGCCCGCCGATCGCTACGACGATCCAGAGCATCCAGTGCGCGCGCACCCGGTCTCAGGCATTCATGCGCTGGACAACATCACGGTCAACGACATTCTGGTGCCGCGCAGTGACGTCGATGGCATCAACCTCGACGACTCGATCGAAGAAATCATCGAACAACTGCGGCATAACAAGCGCACACGCCTGCCGGTGTTCCATAGCGACATCAATCAGGTTGAAGCGGTGCTCAACACCCGGCAGATCCGGCATCTGCTGAACAACGGTGATCTGACTCGCGAAGCGCTGCTGGCCGCCAGTTACGAACCGTACTTCGTGCCGGAAAGCACGCCACTGCAACTGCAGTTGCTGAACTTCCACAAGCAGCAACGGCGCTTGGGCATGGTCGTGGATGAGTACGGCGAAGTGCTCGGCATCGTGACGCTGGAAGACATTCTCGAAGAAATCGTCGGCGAGTTCGAGAGCGAGCACAGCCTGGATAATCCGCATATTCATCCGCAGGCGGATGGGCGAATGGTGATCGATGGAGCAGCGTCGATCCGTGAACTGAACAAGTGTTTGGGCTGGCACTTGCCGAGCGATGGTCCGAAAACGCTGAATGGTCTGGTGACTGAGGCGCTGGAGACGATTCCCGAGAGCGCGGTTTGCTTGAAGATCGGGCGTTATCGCCTGGAGATTCTTGAAACTGAAGAGAACCGGGTTAGCAAAGTGCTGATTTGGCATACCTCTTCTGTGCCTGCTTTGGTGCCTGCCCGATAG
- the trmD gene encoding tRNA (guanosine(37)-N1)-methyltransferase TrmD yields MFSAIGDYGITSRAVKQGLLQLTCWNPRDYTTDRHHTVDDRPFGGGPGMVMKIKPLEDALVQAKAAAGEAAKVIYLSPQGRQLTQSAVRELAQSDALILIAGRYEGIDERFIEAHVDEEWSIGDYVLSGGELPAMVLIDAVTRLLPGALGHADSAEEDSFTDGLLDCPHYTRPEVYADQRVPDVLLSGNHAHIRRWRLQQSLGRTFERRADLLESRSLSGEEKKLLEEYIRERDDS; encoded by the coding sequence ATGTTTTCCGCCATCGGCGACTACGGCATCACCAGTCGTGCGGTCAAACAGGGGCTCTTGCAGCTGACCTGTTGGAATCCGCGAGATTACACGACGGATCGGCATCACACTGTGGACGATCGCCCGTTTGGCGGTGGTCCGGGCATGGTGATGAAGATCAAGCCCCTGGAAGATGCTCTGGTTCAGGCCAAGGCAGCAGCCGGGGAGGCGGCGAAGGTGATTTACCTGTCCCCCCAAGGCCGTCAACTGACTCAGTCGGCGGTACGCGAGCTGGCACAATCGGATGCATTGATCCTGATTGCCGGCCGCTATGAAGGCATTGACGAGCGCTTTATTGAGGCTCATGTCGATGAAGAGTGGTCGATTGGCGACTATGTACTGTCTGGCGGTGAGCTGCCGGCCATGGTCCTGATCGATGCGGTTACACGACTGCTGCCTGGAGCTTTAGGGCATGCGGATTCCGCTGAGGAAGATTCCTTTACGGATGGTCTGCTGGATTGCCCGCACTACACCCGACCTGAGGTGTATGCGGATCAGCGTGTTCCCGACGTGTTGCTGAGTGGCAATCACGCGCATATCCGGCGTTGGCGTTTACAGCAGTCCCTTGGTAGGACCTTTGAACGACGCGCCGATCTTCTGGAAAGCCGCTCGCTTTCTGGAGAAGAGAAGAAGCTGCTCGAGGAATACATCCGCGAGCGGGACGATAGTTAA
- a CDS encoding sodium:proton antiporter yields MNEQQILLAFGGIGAAALGCQWLAWRLKLPAILFLLLTGILVGPVLGWLDPQEMFGPLLMPLVSLAVALILFEGSLTLHLSEWKEIGSVVHRLVTIGAISTWIVIAVATHFLLGFDWMLAILFGSLTLVTGPTVIVPMLRVVRPKASIANILRWEGIVIDPIGALLAVVVYSFIIASAEGHGLKQSLFTFGGVILCGAVFGIVGGWLLGTVIRRQWLPEYLHNLASLAAVLGIFIASNEVMHESGLLAVTLMGMWLANMKGVDVRHILHFKENLSVLLISGLFILLAARLDLYALIGLGPLVLILLLVIQLIARPLNVLLSTAGSSLSWRERALLCWIAPRGIVAAAVSAIFAIRLHEAGHEGALLLVPLTFAVIIGTVVLQSATARPLARLLKVAEPAPSGFLIVGANGPARELGKSLQQLGSRVLLTDSSWENIRAARMEGLPTYFGNPASQHADAHLDLVGLGHLLALSPSGELNTLAAMRFRHDFGHQRLFGLASGHESRRSDKHRASLEHRGNQLGSEAFTYAKLASQMGQGAELYSTTLTDGFGWEDYRALHGNRATLLFMRDDSGWVHVVTPETALKPGSGWTLLALVQPEASGA; encoded by the coding sequence ATGAACGAGCAGCAAATTCTCTTGGCATTTGGCGGGATTGGCGCGGCGGCGCTGGGGTGCCAATGGCTGGCCTGGCGCCTGAAGCTGCCGGCGATTCTGTTCCTGTTGTTGACCGGTATTCTTGTAGGTCCGGTGCTGGGCTGGCTCGATCCGCAGGAAATGTTCGGGCCGCTGTTGATGCCGCTGGTGTCGCTGGCCGTCGCGCTGATTCTGTTCGAGGGCAGCCTGACCCTGCACCTGTCGGAGTGGAAGGAGATCGGCAGCGTCGTCCATCGCCTGGTGACCATTGGTGCGATCTCGACCTGGATCGTCATCGCCGTCGCCACGCATTTCCTGCTCGGTTTCGACTGGATGCTGGCCATCCTGTTCGGCAGCCTGACGCTGGTCACCGGCCCGACAGTGATCGTGCCGATGCTGCGCGTGGTACGACCGAAAGCCTCGATCGCCAACATTCTGCGCTGGGAAGGCATCGTCATCGATCCGATCGGCGCCCTCCTCGCCGTGGTGGTCTACAGCTTCATCATTGCCAGCGCTGAAGGTCATGGCCTCAAGCAGAGTCTGTTCACCTTTGGTGGCGTGATTCTCTGCGGCGCGGTGTTCGGCATTGTCGGTGGCTGGCTGCTCGGCACGGTGATCCGTCGGCAATGGCTGCCGGAGTATCTGCATAACCTCGCTTCGCTGGCGGCGGTGCTGGGGATTTTCATTGCCTCCAACGAAGTGATGCATGAGTCCGGCCTGCTGGCGGTGACGCTGATGGGCATGTGGCTGGCGAACATGAAAGGCGTGGATGTGCGGCACATCCTGCATTTCAAGGAAAACCTCAGCGTGCTGCTGATTTCCGGGTTGTTCATTTTGTTGGCGGCGCGGCTGGATTTGTATGCACTGATCGGGCTGGGGCCGCTGGTGTTGATTCTGCTGTTGGTGATTCAGTTGATTGCCCGTCCGCTGAATGTATTGCTCAGCACGGCCGGCTCCAGCCTGAGCTGGCGTGAGCGCGCGTTGCTGTGCTGGATCGCGCCACGCGGGATCGTTGCAGCGGCGGTGTCGGCGATTTTCGCGATTCGCCTGCATGAAGCCGGACATGAGGGGGCGCTGTTGCTGGTGCCGCTGACGTTTGCGGTGATTATCGGCACCGTTGTCTTGCAAAGCGCGACGGCGCGACCGTTAGCGCGATTGCTGAAGGTCGCGGAGCCTGCGCCGAGCGGTTTCCTGATTGTCGGCGCCAACGGCCCCGCGCGGGAGTTGGGCAAGTCGCTACAGCAACTGGGCAGCCGTGTGCTGCTGACCGATTCGAGCTGGGAGAATATTCGTGCGGCGCGGATGGAAGGTTTGCCGACGTACTTCGGCAATCCGGCCTCGCAGCATGCGGATGCGCATCTGGATCTGGTCGGGCTGGGGCATTTGCTGGCGCTGTCGCCGTCGGGTGAACTCAATACCTTGGCGGCGATGCGCTTTCGGCATGACTTTGGGCATCAGCGTTTGTTCGGTTTGGCCAGCGGCCATGAAAGCCGTCGTAGCGACAAGCACCGCGCCAGCCTTGAGCATCGTGGCAATCAACTCGGTAGCGAGGCGTTCACCTACGCGAAACTGGCCAGCCAGATGGGCCAGGGTGCCGAGTTGTACAGTACGACGCTGACGGATGGTTTTGGCTGGGAGGATTACCGCGCGCTGCATGGTAATCGCGCTACGTTGTTGTTTATGCGCGATGACAGTGGCTGGGTGCATGTGGTGACGCCGGAGACTGCGTTGAAACCGGGATCCGGGTGGACGTTGTTGGCGCTGGTTCAGCCTGAGGCCAGCGGCGCCTGA
- a CDS encoding inner membrane protein YpjD — protein MLPLSPSLLTTLAAALLYAAATLYQSTRLATGAKANKRLLVSLGALAVVAHAASLLTHLLTPIGLGLDFFSASSLIAAAVIALTLIACSRIPVENLLVLLFPLGAITVLLAQFAPTGTVQIIDEEPGILAHILLSILAYGMFTIAVFQALLLLVQDHQLKHKHPSGLIKNFPPLQTMESLLFGFLWAGWTLLSLSLISGWLFVENLFAQHLVHKTLLACLAWIVFSVLLWGRNRLGWRGHKAIRWTLAGFCLLMLAYFGSKLVREYILHI, from the coding sequence ATGCTCCCCTTGTCACCCAGTTTATTGACCACCCTCGCCGCCGCCCTTCTGTATGCCGCTGCGACCCTTTATCAGAGCACCCGCCTGGCCACCGGCGCCAAGGCGAACAAGCGCCTGCTGGTCAGCCTCGGCGCGCTCGCGGTGGTGGCCCACGCCGCCAGCCTGCTCACGCATCTACTGACCCCGATCGGTCTGGGCCTGGACTTCTTCAGCGCCTCGAGCCTGATCGCGGCGGCGGTGATCGCCCTGACCTTGATCGCCTGCTCGCGCATTCCGGTGGAAAACCTGCTGGTGCTGCTGTTCCCGCTGGGCGCGATCACCGTGCTGCTGGCGCAGTTCGCGCCGACCGGCACCGTGCAGATCATCGATGAAGAGCCGGGCATCCTCGCCCACATTCTATTGTCGATCCTCGCCTACGGCATGTTCACCATCGCGGTGTTCCAGGCCTTGTTGCTGCTGGTGCAAGACCACCAACTCAAACACAAGCACCCGTCCGGGCTGATCAAGAATTTCCCGCCGCTGCAAACCATGGAAAGCCTGCTGTTCGGTTTTCTCTGGGCCGGCTGGACGCTGCTGTCGCTGTCGCTGATTTCCGGCTGGCTGTTCGTCGAGAACCTGTTCGCCCAGCATCTGGTGCACAAGACCTTGCTGGCGTGCCTGGCCTGGATCGTCTTCAGCGTATTGCTGTGGGGCCGCAACCGTCTCGGCTGGCGCGGTCACAAGGCGATTCGCTGGACCCTCGCCGGTTTCTGTCTGCTGATGTTGGCGTATTTCGGCAGCAAACTGGTTCGTGAATACATCCTGCACATCTGA
- the rplS gene encoding 50S ribosomal protein L19, whose amino-acid sequence MTNKIILALEAEQMTKEIPTFAPGDTIVVQVKVKEGDRSRLQAFEGVVIAKRNRGVNSAFTVRKISNGVGVERTFQTYSPQIDSMAVKRRGDVRKAKLYYLRDLSGKAARIKEKLA is encoded by the coding sequence ATGACCAACAAAATCATCCTTGCACTCGAAGCAGAGCAGATGACCAAAGAAATCCCTACCTTCGCCCCAGGCGACACTATTGTCGTTCAGGTGAAAGTGAAGGAAGGCGATCGTTCCCGTCTGCAAGCGTTCGAAGGCGTTGTAATCGCCAAGCGTAACCGCGGCGTGAACAGTGCGTTCACCGTTCGTAAAATCTCCAACGGTGTTGGCGTAGAGCGTACTTTCCAGACCTACTCCCCGCAGATCGACAGCATGGCTGTTAAACGTCGCGGTGACGTACGTAAAGCCAAGCTGTACTACCTGCGCGACCTGTCGGGTAAAGCAGCTCGCATCAAGGAAAAACTGGCTTAA
- the ffh gene encoding signal recognition particle protein, whose translation MFENLTDRLSQTLRHVTGKAKLTEDNIKDTLREVRMALLEADVALPVVKDFVNSVKERAVGTEVSRSLTPGQAFVKIVQAELESLMGAANEDLNLSAVPPAVILMAGLQGAGKTTTAGKLARFLKERKKKSVMVVSADVYRPAAIKQLETLANDIGVTFFPSDLSQKPVDIATAAIKEAKLKFIDVVIVDTAGRLHIDEEMMGEIKALHAAINPVETLFVVDAMTGQDAANTAKAFGDALPLTGVILTKVDGDARGGAALSVRAITGKPIKFIGMGEKSEALDPFHPERIASRILGMGDVLSLIEQAEATLDKDKADKLAKKLKKGKGFDLEDFRDQLQQMKNMGGLGGLMDKLPSIGGVNLSQMGNAQNAAEKQFKQMEAIINSMTPAERRDPELISGSRKRRIAMGSGTQVQDIGRLIKQHKQMQKMMKKFTAKGGMAKMMRGMGGMLPGGGMPKM comes from the coding sequence ATGTTTGAAAACTTAACCGACCGTCTCTCGCAGACGCTGCGCCATGTCACTGGCAAGGCGAAGCTGACCGAGGACAACATCAAAGACACCCTGCGTGAAGTGCGCATGGCGTTGCTCGAAGCCGACGTCGCCCTGCCGGTGGTCAAGGACTTCGTCAATTCGGTCAAGGAGCGCGCTGTCGGCACCGAGGTGTCGCGCAGTCTGACGCCGGGCCAGGCGTTCGTGAAGATCGTCCAGGCCGAACTCGAAAGCCTGATGGGCGCGGCCAACGAAGATTTGAACCTGAGCGCTGTGCCGCCCGCCGTGATTCTGATGGCCGGTCTGCAGGGCGCCGGTAAAACCACCACCGCTGGCAAACTGGCGCGCTTCCTTAAAGAGCGCAAGAAGAAGTCGGTCATGGTCGTGTCGGCGGACGTTTACCGCCCGGCCGCTATTAAACAGCTGGAAACCCTGGCCAACGACATCGGCGTGACGTTCTTCCCGTCCGACCTGAGCCAGAAGCCGGTCGACATCGCCACCGCAGCTATTAAAGAAGCCAAGCTGAAATTCATCGACGTGGTCATCGTCGATACCGCCGGTCGTCTGCACATCGACGAAGAGATGATGGGCGAGATCAAGGCGCTGCACGCCGCGATCAACCCGGTCGAAACCCTGTTCGTGGTCGACGCCATGACCGGTCAGGACGCGGCCAACACAGCCAAGGCCTTCGGTGATGCGCTGCCGCTGACCGGTGTGATCCTGACCAAGGTCGACGGCGACGCCCGTGGCGGTGCCGCCCTGTCGGTACGCGCCATCACCGGCAAGCCGATCAAGTTCATCGGTATGGGCGAGAAGAGCGAAGCGCTCGATCCGTTCCACCCTGAGCGTATCGCTTCGCGGATTCTCGGCATGGGCGACGTGCTCAGCCTGATCGAACAGGCTGAAGCGACCCTCGACAAGGACAAGGCCGACAAACTGGCCAAGAAGCTGAAGAAGGGCAAGGGCTTCGACCTCGAAGACTTCCGCGATCAGCTGCAACAAATGAAGAACATGGGCGGTCTCGGCGGCCTCATGGACAAACTGCCGAGCATCGGCGGCGTCAACCTGTCGCAAATGGGCAATGCCCAGAATGCCGCAGAGAAACAATTCAAACAGATGGAAGCCATCATCAATTCCATGACCCCGGCCGAGCGTCGCGACCCTGAGCTGATCAGCGGTTCGCGCAAACGTCGGATCGCCATGGGTTCCGGCACTCAGGTGCAGGACATCGGTCGCTTGATCAAGCAGCACAAGCAGATGCAGAAGATGATGAAGAAATTCACCGCCAAAGGCGGAATGGCGAAAATGATGCGCGGCATGGGCGGTATGTTGCCCGGCGGCGGCATGCCGAAAATGTAA